Genomic segment of Macaca nemestrina isolate mMacNem1 chromosome 3, mMacNem.hap1, whole genome shotgun sequence:
GACTAGATGAGTTTGGAGTTTTTACAGGCATTTCTCATACCATTAAACTAGGATAAGAGGCCAAAGAGTAAAGTTATCCTTCTAATAGGTAAAGTTTACCTTCAACTAtgcataaaaagaaaatggaaaataagaattttgagcgttcaaaagaaaaaaatctcaaaagggACTAGAATGATAATTAAAGCAGCAGgacatatgcagaaaaaaatgggCCTGGAATCAAAAGGTGAAAAGGCTATTATAGATCTGCTACATTTTAGactcttcaaaatatttattaacgtatttattaatatgtattttgtttACCATTTAACAGGATAGTTATGAGACAGGGaaactgtatgtatatatatatgaatatggaTATATAAAAACCCATTAAAATAGGATGTATAAAAACACTGTGTTATAAACAGCTATCAAAATACAagtcaaatatttaatttatataaaaggtGAAATTTGAAAGGGTTTGAAGGCTTGCTATAATCTGGATAAATGGAAGATGACTGATATATcctaacaaacaaaaatcacgGAGGTGAAACAAGCTTATTATTCAATAGAAACTGAAAGTATGGGTCTGGCTATTGTGGAAGCAGCGGTAATAAGGATGAAAGGTAAATTTAGGCCAGAGTATAGAGGACCATGTAATACCTGCCTGGTAGAACACAATGCCCTGTCCTCTTCTAAAGAAGCTGGAGCTGGGAGATCCTCCATCTCCCTACTCACTAGAAGGCGCAGTTTGGGCACATGACCAAAGATCAATTAGATAATCTCAAGGCAATGAAGAAAGTACTTGTGGGTATTCAGGAAATTATTTATGGTAGCTGTGGCAGCATTAAGTACTAGAGGCACCCAGCATAGGGGTTCTAATTAGATTCTTGTGAGGCTTAACTTGGCTTTGGTTCTTGGTTGTTCCCAGAATCTTGTTCTCTCCCTTTCTGCCAGTTCTGTAGAGGTATCCTATAACTTTCCAGTACATTTTCTTCCTGTCGATATTGGCCAGAGTtggtttctgttgtttgtaacCAAGAAATTAACTGAATTATATGCCATCTGTAAAACAGACAATGTAGTAAAAATGTATACCTTACCTGGCACTTTCATACTGTTTCACAGTCATTAATGTATCTTCAATTGTTTTATTCACCAAAGTGTTCACACTagcaatgaaaaaattaatgGCTCCAAGAAGAGTCTCTCCATTTTTAGCCAGCAGCTTCTGGGTATCGGCATTATAGCCAAATTCTTCCTAAAACAAAGAAGTCACCTTAATTTATCCGGTAATAAATCAGTAAAAGTGACTTAAAAATCTCAAGCACTTCACCAATGGGAAAATATGTGATTTAGAGATCTAGCTGTagcagttttactttttctttcagtctttaaGAATCAAAATCACAGCTAGCTATATAATTACTGAAAAAGTCTAATAAACCAAAATTGTCATCAGCTCAGATACATAGCTAAAagctaaataatttttataagttaCTTTGTAGtagaaagaatattttcatttctacatTTTGTTTCTATTATACTATAAGCACAGCtgttggaaagaaaaatacagcagATTATTAATCAGAGAAACTATAACTTTCACAGCCAAATTAGGTAATAATTGGTTAAAACTTTCAGACATAAAACAAAgtgcatttttttgtgttttgactGAATCTCCTCAAAGTATAAATATTAAGAATACATATTTCTTTGTAAACTTGGTGACTAGTTGACTCCCAAGCTCAGTTCTATCTAGGCACACAACTGAGGAAGGATCACTCAACACCAGATTTAGTTCATTCTTTTTGAATAAACTGCATCTCGGTGCAGTAAACATTACATATGACTCCTTCAGATATGGCAAGAACTAACTCTAGCTCTGTATATTCAGCAGTGAAAGCTTTCCAGTGTTGTTTTACTAATTAACAGATTAATAAGGAATGCACCTaaccaaataaaaaaatgatcacataatattttaagatgtaTCATTTAATTTGATAATTCTCCAGTTtgttataaagtatttttcaatttcagttgaaacaaataatattaaattaactaaaataataGAAGATACAAATTTAATGCTATTGCAATAGCTGTAATTACATTTCGTAGGTGACAAAGTATTCAATAATTCAGAAGATAGCaggaaagtaaaattatctttattatgcTAAAACCATTTTCCATTTAAGAGATGTCCATGTAACTCCACTCTGTACTCGGTCTTTGAAATATTATAGACCTTGATTTGCAAATATTGGCAGATAAAGGACCACATAAAAAGATTACCAATCAATGTATgtgaaaactaaaatgaaaggCAGGACAGCTTAAGATTTTTGGCACCAAATTTCGACAAGCTAAGTTACACACTTCACTGAAGTCTACATAAATGTTACTGGAAAcagaataataaagagaaaaacatttttacaacTTTTAGAAAAAGTTAACAGAACATACTACAGCAGTAACCCTTGATATTCAGTAAGAagtaaaaggcaaaataaaatattaacacacaggaagaaaaatatgaaagatttaTATACATGCGATAATTCATAAAAAGTAAAGTTAACAGAAGTCAGTTGGGCCTTCTTAAAGTGATATGAAATATcttaaaagaaaatctcagaatTCCATTTTCATTAAGAGTTCAGTAAATCAAATATAACAAATTACCTCTTTGAATACTTCTATTATCATTTTCTCCCATCCCTAATAGTTATTTAGAATAATCTTACATGAAGTTCTAGTGACTTCAAACTCAGGTCAGCAAATGCATCTCCAAGTTGCCTTTGGGTATGTACCATCTGGAAAAGCTGGGTCGACAATGTTTGagccagttttaaaatattttcatattttttcttgttatccCTTAATATATCAATTTGAGCTTCAAGTTCAAGGTCCACAGTTCTTGAGCCGCGGCCTAGCTTCTCAGAGATAATCTGTCGAGTACACTAAAAGTGGAAGATGCATTttgtttagaaagaaaaaacaaaacaaaatacaaatgctAGAGCATATGGCATACACCATTTTTGGATTCAAACAAGCTAGCGTAATCAACTGAAAATTGTCAGCTCCCTTAGTTGATCAGGACCCAGAAAGTAAATTCACCAGACGTGTCTAATAATTATTACTAATCAAAGGAAGTTTAAAGACATATCTAGCAAACTTATATACTGCCATAAGAACTCTCACATAATTATTTTGCAAGTTTAGTACATTTGGGTAGATTATCTAAAACAGAGATATTTGGCATTAAGACTAATATAGACTGTTAATATAGGAATAATAAGAACACCAAAATACTACTCTCTTATTGCTTTCAAATGTTCTTTTACTTCTATCTTCCCCCTTAAATGACttctatagatatatatgtgtgtgtacgaATGAGGagtaaagaaagaggaagggaggaaggaaagaaaggaaggggaaaagagggagagagagaaactacTGAGTTACTGTTACTCAGACAGTGTGGTATTATATTATGTTATTATATTCTGCCCCagaaataataatacagaaacctatatatatatatatgtatttttttttgtctgagatggagtctcgctctgttgcccaggctggatgaagtgcagtggtccgattttggctcatcacaacctccacttcccaggttcaagtgattctcatgtgtcggcctcctaggtagctgagattacaggtgtgcaccaccaagcccagctaattttttgtatttttagtagagatggggttttgccatgttggctaggctggtctcaaactcctgggctcaactgatccacctgccttggcctcccaaagtgggattacaggcgtgagccgttgtgcccagcctagaaacctgtaatttttaaaaagtatctaatttcagaacacaTGGAAATAAGTTTTCTAGTATTAATATTTTACTCTCAACTTCATTcaataatacattttaagaataacTGGGGCATTAATATATACCTCATCATTAAATGTTATCagaaatattcttaaaaagtAGTAAATAAATACTacaattttgttgttgctgttgttgttgttttttgagatggagttttgctcctgtttcccaggctgcagtgcaatggcacaatctcagctcaccacaatctccacctcccgggttcaagtgattcttctgcatcagcctcccgagtagctgggattacaggcatgcaacaccacacatggctaattttgtatttttagtagagacagggcttctccatgttggtcaggctggtctcaaactcctgacctcagatgatctgcccctcttggcctcccaaagtgttgggattacaggcatgaaccaccgcacctggccagtactACAGTTTTTAAAACTTGCTCTTTATCATGTTCTTCAAAGTTCTGGTTACAGAATTAATGTCTgtggtaaaaattaaaataatgtatgaaaTAAGAGGTGAATTTCCTCTTCCTTTAATCACACTGAATAGCAGAAAACTACTATTAACAGTCTGATAGGTATACTAGACTTTCCTTTAAACGTATataatctcatatatatatttttagagtaaACATGAGATTATGCTATATATAATACCCTGAGTATTTCTTTTCTATGAACAAAATAATCTTGAGACTTTTTCTtgtcaatatacacaaatctgcTCACATATTTTTCTACTTCCCAACACATTTTCTATTCTCATCAACTAAGGAtccttataactttttttttctttttacaaaagagttttattttttaaaagtagagaaatTCTTAACCACAAATAACAGGACAGGTGAGAGACCAAAACCATGGAAGGGGATAAAAGTATTACTGTGGAAAACGTACAAACACTTCTAGGAAATGAAAATCACAAGAGAAAGGTTGAACTGAGTATGTGATTTTAACAAGAAAACCATCAGCAAAAAATAATGCCTGAAATTTTAACAAGATAAAGGAGATAGATAGGTCACTTATTCCCATATTTTTCTTCCACACCAGGGTTTTCCCTATGCAATATTATCAGAGACATTTACTCTATCCACAAGCCAAAGCATGTGGTACTTTCACAGCAACCTAGATATAATAATCCATTAAGTCAGAATTAATTGAAGGAGCACTGTTTCTTAGCACAGTGAGAGAAATGTATTCACTGCTGTCTGAGTggcctttttttccccacagaaatAACAGTTATAAGCAGGCATAGAGGTGAAAAATTAATGAGgaaatgttttttgtttccaGGAAGCCACAGCAGTGGGAAGAGTAAGATGATACTGATTACAAGGCAAATTAAGGTAAACTGGACACTTGAAAGAAGTTGTAAAACTAGATTTACATATATTCCAATTTGATAATTCTACACTCTTCAGCAAAACCTAAAGAATCTGGAAATGAGAGTACTACAGATTCCCTAAAGGAAGCTTTGTAAAGAAAGTTGTAGTGAGAAGATATAAAGTTGCTACCCATTTCCCAACTCATCAGGATCCTAGAGGAAGTGTCTTAGATGATCTCTACAgtggatttttatttaaattgctttctagtatatactgaaataaaaagtaatattggAGATCAGTATATATTATAAAGCAAGTTTAAAACAGAGGAGAATTAAGAATCTAAATTCTTTAACCTTCCTCAGAGTCCCTGAAAATGGAGATCACTTACAATGAGCTGGTGGTCCTATTCAGTTTTCCATATGAATGAAAAAGTCATTTTGAAGAATAGGACAAATGATGCTAAACTGAAGAGGCAAAAGGAAGCTAAAGTAAATTACTGACCTATGTTGATTCTCTACTTGGGGGAGCATGGGTGAAATACAGTGATAGTGTACAAAATACCATATCAGCATTATACTGGTTTATGAATTTATGCAACAGTCAACTGTGTACTCTGAGTATTTAagtagtgtattagtccattttcacgctgctgataaagacatacctaagactgggactaaaaagtttaattggacttagagtttcacatggctgggaggcctcagaatcatagcgagaggtgaaaggcacttcttacatgctggcggcaagagaaaatgagaaagaagcaaaattgGAAACCCCTAATAAacctatcagatctcgtgagacttattcactatcacaagaatagcacaggcaAGACtggcccctatgattcaattacctctccctgggtccctcccacaacacacggcaattctgggagatacaattcaagttgagatttgggtggggacacggccaaaccatatcattctgcccctggtccctTCAAATCTCAAGTccacacatttcaaaaccaaccatgccttcccaacagtcccccaaagtcttaactcatttcagcattaacccaaaagtccacagtccaaagtctcatctgagacaaggcaagtcccttccacacATGAGTctgtaaaaatcaaaagcaagctagttacttcctagatacaatgggggtacaggtattgggtaaatacagccattctaaatgggagaaattggccaaaacagagGGGTTATAGGGCCCATGTAGTCCAAAATCCaccagggcagtcaaattttaaagctccaaaatgatctccaggtctcacatccaggtcacgctgatgcaggAGGTGGGtgcccatggtcttgggcagctccacccctgtgccTTTTCAGGGTACAGCCTTCCTCCCAGCTGCTCTCATGGGCGGGCATTGAAtgtctgaggcttttccaggtacatggtgcaagctgttggtggatctaccattcagGGGTCTgcaggatggtggccctcttctcacagcttcactaggcagtgctccagtagggactctgtgggGGGACTCTGATCCCACAATTCCCTTccatactgccctagcagaggttctccatgagggccccaccccggtagcaaacttttgcctgggcatccaggtgtttccatatctcttctgaaatctaggcagaggttcctaaacctcaatttctgacttctgtgcacccgcaggctcaacatcatgtgaaagctgccaaggcttggtgcttccaccctctgaaaccCAAGCTCTACaatggcccctttcagccatggctggagcggCTGGAACACAGGGCATTAAGTCCCTAGGCTGTatacagcacagggaccctgggcctggcccatgaaaccactttttcctcttgggcctctgggtctgtgatggaagggggctgccgtgaaggtctctgacatggcgtGAAGACATGTTCCCCAtcgtcttggcaattaacattaggatccttgctacttatgcaaatttctgcagctggcttgaatttctccccaaaaatggatttttcttttctactgcatagtcaggctgcaaattctccaaacttttatgctctgtttcccttataaaactgaatgcctttaacagtacccaagtcaccacttgaatgctttgctgcttagaaatttcttctgccagacgtgaacccaggaggcagagcctgcagtgagctgagattgtgccaccacactccagcctgggtgacagagcaagactctgtctcaaaaaaaaaaaaaaaaaaagaaagaaagaaatttagatatttcttctgccagataccgtaaatcatctctctgaagttcaaggttccacaaatctctagggtaggggcaaaatgccaccagtctctttgctaaaatgtaacaggagtcacctttgctccagttcccaataagttcttcagcctggattttattgtccatattgcgattaacattttgggcaaagccatttaacaagtctctaggaagtttcaaacattcccacattttcctatcttcttctgagcctttcaaactgttccaatctctgcctgttacccagttccaaagtcacttccacatttccGGGTATTTTTTCAGCAACATCttactcctggtaccaatttactgtattagttggttttcacactgctgataaagacagacctgagactgggaacaaaaagaggtttacttggaattacagttccacatggctggggaggcctcagaatcatggcaggaggtgaaaggtacttcttatatggtggcagcaagagaaaatgagaaagaagcaaaagcagaaacccctgataaacccatcagatcttgtaagacttattcactatcacgagaatagcatgggaaagacttgctcccatgattccattacctccccctaggtccctcccacaactcatgggaattctgggagatacaattcaagttgagatttgggtggggacacagccaaaccatatcaagtagcACCAAGAGCTCTTCTGCAGTGccaaaaaagagaataaagatatTTAAGGACAAGCAAAAGAAGAAACTTATGGCAACAACTAACAAATACAACAAGGATTATTAAGGTAAGGGACAGAGAAGGTAgcataaaaggaaaatgaacaggGGAAGGAGGTCAACCAATAAATGAATGAGGCAATATGACAGGAAAAACAGGCATGAAAGTTTAAAAGATACTGGTTTAAACACATCAAACGTTAACTTGATAAGTGTGTGAATGATAATGGCAAATTcttaaacattaagaaaaaagtttGGGAAAGATGCCAAATAGCTCTGAATGCTGAAACTGAtatgattcttcttcttctttttttttaaagacaaacttCAAAAAGCACTCTATTCTAgactaggaaaaataaaaataaaaaacataaaccaCAGTTTATTATTTCAACTATTTCTgtagatgaaaataaataaga
This window contains:
- the LOC105463491 gene encoding arfaptin-1 isoform X3 → MEKLELVRKWSLNTYKCTRQIISEKLGRGSRTVDLELEAQIDILRDNKKKYENILKLAQTLSTQLFQMVHTQRQLGDAFADLSLKSLELHEEFGYNADTQKLLAKNGETLLGAINFFIASVNTLVNKTIEDTLMTVKQYESARIEYDAYRTDLEELNLGPRDANTLPKIEQSQHLFQAHKEKYDKMRNDVSVKLKFLEENKVKVLHNQLVLFHNAIAAYFAGNQKQLEQTLKQFHIKLKTPGVDAPSWLEEQ